A single Phoenix dactylifera cultivar Barhee BC4 chromosome 1, palm_55x_up_171113_PBpolish2nd_filt_p, whole genome shotgun sequence DNA region contains:
- the LOC103720354 gene encoding heavy metal-associated isoprenylated plant protein 19-like, which produces MVDAGKPGPWSFRVLMAIVLELKVYMHCKACEKLVLNTLRKFKGVETVNVDMNGDKAIVTGQIEPEKILKKLRKKTGKRVEIIKRNDDNAEGNKDETFPLSGDCNMQTMDGSVVLSDNFVENVVPDFDMFSDENPNACSIT; this is translated from the exons ATGGTGGATGCAGGGAAACCAGGGCCATGGTCATTTAGAGTATTGATG GCAATTGTTTTAGAACTAAAAGTATACATGCATTGCAAAGCTTGCGAAAAATTGGTACTCAACACCCTTCGAAAATTTAAAG gcgTGGAGACAGTTAATGTAGACATGAATGGAGACAAAGCTATTGTGACAGGTCAGATTGAACCAGAAAAGATTCTGAAAAAACTCAGGAAGAAGACTGGCAAAAGGGTTGAAATTATTAAAAGGAATGATGATAATGCCGAGGGCAACAAAGATGAGACATTTCCGCTGTCTGGAGATTGCAATATGCAAACAATGGATGGTAGTGTAGTCCTGTCCGACAATTTTGTTGAGAACGTGGTACCGGATTTTGATATGTTCAGTGATGAGAACCCCAATGCATGTTCGATTACATAA
- the LOC103720347 gene encoding uncharacterized protein At2g39795, mitochondrial-like, translating to MARLFLPARRLLLLKTSAPPPPTAALSIRSYISEMRRSAFKENLLRVLRTEIAYEAESRPPLPPASSFESFAVDDRSGEQWIRMTRKHGREDVKIDATMFDGAAPSKRSATAVADEADARLHISLLVEVSKGEASDYVLQFVCSAWPDSIDVEKVFPLRRGPAAPRPYMGPDFKELDEELQSAVREYLEERGLNDDLAEFLHGYMANKDKTELLRWLRNVESCIKK from the exons ATGGCTCGCCTCTTCCTCCCCGCTCGGAGGCTCCTCCTCCTGAAAACgtcagctcctcctcctcccaccGCCGCCCTCTCCATCCGCTCCTATATCTCCGAGATGCGCCGCTCCGCTTTCAAAGAGAACCTCCTCCGCGTCCTCCGCACCGAGATCGCCTACGAGGCCGAATCCCGGCCCCCCCTCCCG CCGGCGTCGAGCTTCGAGTCGTTCGCCGTCGACGACCGTTCCGGCGAGCAGTGGATCCGGATGACGCGGAAGCATGGCCGGGAGGACGTCAAAATCGATGCCACCATGTTCGATGGCGCCGCCCCGTCGAAGAGGTCGGCGACGGCGGTGGCTGATGAGGCCGATGCCCGCCTTCACATTAGTCTTTTAGTGGAGGTCTCGAAGGGTGAGGCCTCCGATTATGTCCTCCAGTTCGTCTGCTCGGCCTGGCCGGATTCTATTGACGTTGAGAAGGTCTTCCCGCTCCGCCGGGGCCCTGCCGCTCCCCGGCCTTACATGGGGCCCGACTTCAA GGAATTGGATGAGGAGCTGCAGAGTGCGGTGCGGGAGTACTTGGAGGAGAGGGGGTTGAATGATGATCTTGCGGAGTTCTTGCACGGGTACATGGCGAATAAGGATAAGACCGAGCTTCTCCGGTGGTTGAGAAATGTTGAGTCTTGCATCAAGAAATAG
- the LOC120110178 gene encoding glycine-rich cell wall structural protein 1.0-like, whose amino-acid sequence MKGGGVDYAYGGGADLTLVGPKVEEGAGEGVGVGPDETPVESARGSLKGRGVLIGEEGRGKGNGAGAAEVGEERDKGSWTRVGARAEAARSGEAAEQRQGDGSRRRERSTEVGRLGGSMAACSEGTKKRCERSAWGRRRSEGKLGGGPGGGGAKAVERHCGRPRRRRRTAWRRCGDGGAAGTTGRCGGAARRVGGDWAAAAW is encoded by the coding sequence ATGAAGGGGGGTGGGGTGGATTATGCTTACGGTGGTGGCGCGGACCTGACACTTGTTGGCCCGAAGGTTGAGGAAGGGGCGGGCGAGGGTGTGGGTGTGGGGCCTGATGAAACCCCCGTGGAGTCGGCCCGTGGGAGTTTGAAGGGAAGAGGGGTTTTGATcggagaagaagggaggggaAAGGGGAACGGGGCAGGGGCGGCGGAAGTGGGGGAGGAGAGGGACAAAGGGAGCTGGACGCGGGTTGGGGCGAGAGCGGAAGCGGCGAGAAGCGGCGAGGCAGCGGAGCAGAGGCAGGGGGATGGATCTCGGCGCCGAGAAAGAAGCACAGAGGTGGGGCGGCTCGGTGGTTCGATGGCGGCGTGCTCGGAGGGCACGAAGAAGCGCTGCGAGCGGTCTGCTTGGGGAAGGCGACGTTCGGAGGGAAAGCTCGGCGGAGGGCCCGGCGGAGGCGGCGCTAAAGCGGTGGAGCGGCACTGCGGTCGGCCACGGAGAAGGAGGCGCACGGCTTGGCGGCGCTGCGGCGACGGAGGGGCAGCGGGGACGACTGGCCGGTGCGGCGGCGCTGCTCGTCGGGTGGGCGGCGATTGGGCAGCTGCGGCTTGGTGA